A section of the Chryseobacterium scophthalmum genome encodes:
- a CDS encoding BlaI/MecI/CopY family transcriptional regulator — translation MIIQTLTKAEEQVMQFLWKLEKGFLKDVLDLYPEPKPHTNTVSTILKVLKDKEFVDYNVYGRQHEYFPLVTKEQYSGKTMKSLVKNYFKGSYKSAVSFLVEKNEMTVEDLEMLLSELKNKD, via the coding sequence ATGATCATCCAAACTTTAACAAAAGCAGAAGAACAGGTAATGCAGTTTTTATGGAAACTCGAAAAAGGTTTTCTTAAAGATGTTTTGGATCTTTATCCGGAACCAAAGCCTCACACCAATACAGTTTCTACGATTCTGAAAGTTTTAAAAGATAAAGAGTTTGTAGATTATAATGTGTACGGAAGACAGCATGAGTATTTTCCTTTGGTTACCAAAGAGCAATATTCTGGGAAAACGATGAAGAGTCTGGTGAAAAACTATTTTAAAGGTTCTTACAAAAGTGCCGTTTCTTTTTTGGTTGAAAAAAACGAAATGACCGTTGAAGATCTTGAAATGTTATTAAGCGAACTTAAAAACAAAGACTAA
- a CDS encoding GLPGLI family protein yields the protein MKKLITVFSVLLIGIFTNAQNKRFTYEYRFIPDSTNVSDVKTEMMNLDIADSGSKFYSYTAYHSDSIMRVDLEKQLASTGMMNVKTDGRKGSIRYSISKKYPKYEVFLHNRILRDQYKVFDDRKIDWKISSEKQKIGEWNTQKAETEFGGRKWVAWFTSDIPIQDGPYKFHGLPGLIVKLEDVSKSHVFNLQAVKNLTEIPKDVFGEKEILVNQKQYDKLVKEYENDPTKGLKQMQMGGVTIIMKEGTGNQMKDQEERLKARIKKDNNRIELNKTK from the coding sequence ATGAAAAAACTAATAACCGTTTTCAGTGTATTGCTCATCGGGATCTTTACCAATGCTCAAAACAAACGTTTCACTTACGAATACCGTTTCATACCAGATTCTACCAATGTAAGTGATGTAAAAACGGAGATGATGAATCTTGATATTGCAGATTCGGGATCTAAGTTTTACAGCTATACTGCTTATCATTCAGATTCTATTATGAGAGTTGATTTGGAAAAACAATTGGCTTCAACCGGGATGATGAATGTTAAGACTGATGGGCGAAAGGGCTCAATAAGATATTCAATTTCCAAAAAATATCCGAAGTATGAAGTTTTCCTTCATAACAGAATTTTGAGAGATCAGTATAAAGTTTTTGATGACCGAAAAATAGATTGGAAAATAAGCTCCGAAAAGCAAAAAATAGGAGAATGGAATACACAGAAAGCTGAAACTGAATTTGGAGGAAGAAAATGGGTAGCTTGGTTCACTTCAGATATTCCGATTCAGGATGGGCCGTACAAATTTCATGGTCTTCCTGGTTTGATTGTAAAACTTGAAGACGTTAGTAAATCTCATGTTTTTAATCTGCAGGCTGTAAAAAATCTCACAGAAATTCCAAAAGATGTTTTTGGAGAAAAGGAAATTTTAGTCAATCAAAAACAATACGACAAATTGGTTAAAGAATATGAAAATGATCCTACAAAAGGATTAAAACAAATGCAGATGGGCGGTGTTACGATAATTATGAAAGAAGGTACCGGTAATCAAATGAAAGATCAGGAAGAACGTCTGAAAGCAAGAATAAAAAAAGATAACAACAGAATAGAACTTAATAAAACAAAATAG
- the yaaA gene encoding peroxide stress protein YaaA, translating to MKIITSPAKLMNVENSTDLLRTSTPRFIEEAELIQSHLKHKSPKYLSELMEISPKLADENWERNQKWKSKPTTKESAPAMFAFTGEVYRGLDAKTLDKNAVDYLQKNYRMLSGLYGLLKPSDKVMLYRLEMGRNFEFENNKNLYQFWTEKVTEQLNSEMKKNEILLNLASNEYIKVVDRKKLDHQVIDFDFYEIKDGKLKTIVVYTKHARGLVVRFCAENNAKKLNDVKAFNYEGYRIDEEKSTDTKLVFTR from the coding sequence ATGAAAATCATAACTTCCCCTGCAAAATTAATGAACGTAGAAAACTCAACAGATTTATTGAGAACTTCTACTCCAAGATTCATTGAAGAAGCAGAATTAATTCAATCTCATTTAAAACATAAATCCCCAAAATATCTTTCCGAATTAATGGAAATCTCGCCAAAACTGGCAGACGAAAACTGGGAAAGAAATCAAAAATGGAAATCTAAACCCACCACAAAAGAATCTGCTCCTGCAATGTTTGCTTTTACAGGTGAAGTGTATCGTGGTTTGGATGCAAAAACATTAGACAAAAATGCGGTTGATTATCTTCAGAAAAACTACAGAATGCTTTCCGGTTTGTACGGTTTGCTGAAACCTTCTGACAAAGTAATGCTGTACCGACTTGAAATGGGCAGAAATTTTGAATTTGAAAACAATAAGAATCTCTACCAATTTTGGACAGAAAAAGTAACCGAACAACTTAATTCTGAGATGAAGAAAAATGAAATTCTTCTGAATTTGGCGAGCAACGAATATATAAAAGTTGTAGACCGAAAAAAACTCGATCATCAGGTTATTGATTTTGATTTTTATGAAATAAAAGACGGAAAACTGAAAACAATTGTAGTTTATACGAAACATGCAAGAGGTTTAGTCGTAAGATTCTGCGCAGAAAACAATGCAAAAAAATTAAACGACGTGAAAGCATTCAACTATGAAGGCTACAGAATTGATGAAGAAAAATCGACCGATACAAAACTCGTTTTTACAAGATAA
- a CDS encoding DUF4180 domain-containing protein, which yields MEKNISSEFFDLKTGITGEILQKFSNYKILMIMGDFSKFEGKSIRGFIFKSNTTKRINFVENLAEALEKLSH from the coding sequence GTGGAGAAAAATATAAGTTCGGAATTTTTTGATCTAAAAACAGGAATTACCGGAGAAATTCTTCAGAAGTTTTCCAATTACAAAATCCTTATGATTATGGGAGATTTTAGCAAATTTGAAGGCAAAAGTATTCGTGGTTTCATCTTTAAAAGCAATACAACAAAGCGTATTAATTTTGTTGAAAATCTAGCTGAAGCTTTAGAAAAACTTTCTCATTAA
- a CDS encoding SDR family NAD(P)-dependent oxidoreductase → MNTKESFAVVTGASQGLGKAFAESLARKNINVILISLPNQRLKEVSEAISEKYNVKTYYYEVDLSIKENVLQMTVWLNKLFDIHILINNAGLGGTKKFLDASSGYINNILQVNVMATSLITHQLLPNLLKQPQAYILNVSSMAAFSPIGFKTVYPASKTFIHSFSRGLHEELKDTNVFVSVVNPGAMKTNSDVCERIEKQGFLGRLTLLDPNKVASYCINQLFKKDSVIMVNPISWLVMKMLPIWIKLPLMTNAIRKEIEA, encoded by the coding sequence ATGAATACCAAAGAATCATTTGCTGTAGTTACCGGAGCAAGTCAGGGTTTAGGAAAAGCATTTGCCGAAAGTCTTGCCAGAAAGAATATTAATGTCATTTTAATAAGTCTTCCCAACCAACGTTTAAAAGAAGTAAGCGAAGCAATTTCTGAGAAATATAATGTGAAAACATATTATTATGAAGTTGATCTTTCCATTAAAGAAAATGTTTTGCAAATGACAGTTTGGCTAAACAAATTGTTTGATATACATATTCTTATCAACAATGCAGGTTTGGGCGGAACGAAAAAGTTTTTAGATGCAAGCTCCGGCTACATCAATAATATTCTTCAGGTCAATGTAATGGCGACCTCGTTGATTACACACCAATTATTGCCTAATTTACTAAAACAACCACAAGCTTATATTTTAAATGTGTCAAGTATGGCTGCATTTTCACCGATTGGCTTTAAAACTGTTTACCCTGCATCCAAAACATTTATTCATTCGTTTTCAAGAGGTTTGCACGAAGAATTAAAAGATACAAATGTTTTTGTAAGTGTTGTAAATCCGGGCGCGATGAAAACAAATAGCGACGTATGTGAAAGAATTGAAAAACAAGGTTTCCTTGGGCGATTAACGCTTTTAGATCCAAATAAAGTGGCAAGTTACTGTATTAATCAGCTTTTTAAGAAAGATTCCGTTATTATGGTAAATCCTATAAGCTGGCTGGTTATGAAAATGCTGCCGATTTGGATAAAATTACCCTTAATGACCAATGCGATAAGAAAAGAAATTGAAGCATGA
- the prmC gene encoding peptide chain release factor N(5)-glutamine methyltransferase, with the protein MTLSQLKKHFSDSLSEVYTDSETVFIFQIFAEHILGLNNFQQRQSANLELSDENTNRFQEIISELKTGKPYLQVLGETEFYGMKIFVDENVLIPRPETEELLEITIQKISNLKSQISNLQVLDIGTGSGIIPLVLKKHFPEAEVSSIDFSEKALEVAKKNADFHKLDINFIHADYLSLDLNQNFDVIISNPPYIGIDEENEIADSVKGFEPTMALFSPTSDALIFYRKIAEDSKRHLNKNGLLFLEINQKLGSETLELYKDFSQAELIKDLSENDRFIFGIK; encoded by the coding sequence ATGACGCTATCACAACTTAAAAAGCATTTTTCAGATTCTCTTTCGGAAGTTTATACAGATTCTGAAACCGTTTTTATATTTCAGATTTTTGCTGAACATATTTTAGGCTTAAATAATTTTCAGCAAAGACAATCTGCAAATCTAGAATTGTCTGATGAAAATACAAACAGATTTCAGGAAATCATTTCAGAGTTAAAAACAGGAAAACCTTATTTACAGGTTTTAGGCGAAACTGAATTTTATGGGATGAAGATCTTTGTTGATGAAAATGTGCTTATTCCACGCCCTGAAACTGAGGAATTACTTGAAATTACGATTCAGAAAATCTCAAATCTCAAATCTCAAATCTCAAATCTCCAAGTTTTAGACATCGGAACCGGAAGCGGAATTATTCCTTTGGTTTTAAAAAAACATTTTCCCGAAGCGGAAGTTAGTTCGATTGATTTTTCGGAAAAAGCTTTAGAAGTTGCCAAAAAAAATGCAGATTTTCACAAGCTTGATATCAATTTTATTCATGCTGATTATTTGAGTTTAGATTTAAATCAAAATTTCGACGTCATTATTTCAAATCCGCCCTATATTGGGATTGATGAAGAGAACGAGATTGCAGATTCTGTAAAGGGATTTGAGCCTACAATGGCATTGTTTTCTCCAACTTCCGATGCTTTAATTTTTTACCGAAAAATTGCTGAAGATTCTAAAAGACATTTAAATAAAAATGGTTTGCTTTTCTTAGAAATCAATCAGAAATTAGGATCAGAAACATTAGAACTATACAAAGATTTTTCACAAGCTGAACTGATAAAAGATCTGAGCGAAAACGACCGATTTATTTTTGGAATTAAATAA
- a CDS encoding M56 family metallopeptidase, whose protein sequence is MEALIFYFGKVIICSGVMFLYYQLSLKDKTFHHYNRFYLLSAMLISILLPLIKVEDFTIEVNENLFVLINKLQNLNTNKTISHDYIYFRIIFSALGLVSLYFLGKFMYGIFRIQQLKSQFEKESFEGVNFYQTNLSEAPFSYFKNLFWKNSIVINSEVGKQILKHEMVHIEQKHSIDKIFIEILTSVFWFNPFFHIIKKEINLIHEYLADKKAVKQSDTKAFAQMLLASHFSGKPLPATSPFLSSNLKKRLKMLQKPQTKFGYARRILALPVLFTVAFAYMVNAKNKEIKEVNNEIEKAVAEIKRDTISPKNETEQIVKLQQEKISKANEKLKIQSEKLKTLSEKSKEKAAELQKIAKEKGEKSYEFELKAKELKQLSGEMDKIARDKQFSMDFDDLLSRRDKMLAENDAKVILKDMSFKRVFPDGDNYKISVNGEELDLEKMFDSKEFKEKAGLTDEKIKSLKSTFLSPEFKKKYNNINKFYINGKDVSAISPEDSKKLEVFKDYGYRILNDNLDRRMNQIAKGKNNLSKKDQRKLERLSKEKAELSRKQAELSRKQAEIIREKAQNNPWIVSVNAHAPKVSYSASSSYTDFSKPSNSKFLSTEGTFQTNVKDMIKTNSVGDIKYFIDGNVSSNEEMQSLDPKNIESININKTKISGKDAGEIHIKTKQK, encoded by the coding sequence ATGGAAGCTCTGATTTTTTACTTCGGAAAAGTAATCATCTGTTCGGGTGTAATGTTTTTGTACTATCAGTTGTCTTTAAAAGACAAGACCTTTCATCATTACAACAGATTTTATCTTTTGTCGGCAATGTTGATCTCGATTTTGCTGCCTTTGATTAAAGTGGAAGATTTTACCATTGAGGTTAATGAGAATCTGTTTGTGTTGATTAATAAGTTACAAAATTTAAATACAAATAAAACCATAAGCCATGACTACATTTATTTTAGAATTATTTTTTCAGCTTTGGGGCTGGTTTCTCTCTATTTTTTAGGGAAATTCATGTACGGGATTTTCAGAATCCAACAGCTCAAAAGTCAGTTTGAAAAAGAAAGTTTTGAAGGGGTAAATTTTTACCAGACCAATCTTTCTGAAGCTCCGTTTTCGTATTTCAAAAATCTTTTCTGGAAAAACTCTATTGTTATCAACTCAGAAGTCGGAAAGCAGATTTTAAAGCACGAAATGGTTCATATTGAACAAAAACACTCTATCGACAAGATATTTATAGAGATTCTTACTTCTGTTTTTTGGTTCAATCCGTTCTTTCATATCATCAAAAAAGAAATCAATTTAATACACGAATATCTGGCTGATAAAAAAGCCGTCAAACAATCGGACACAAAAGCATTTGCGCAGATGCTTTTAGCAAGCCACTTTTCCGGAAAACCGTTGCCTGCGACCAGTCCGTTTCTAAGTTCAAACCTCAAAAAACGACTCAAAATGTTACAAAAACCTCAAACAAAATTCGGGTATGCGCGCAGAATACTTGCCTTACCGGTTTTATTCACCGTTGCATTTGCCTACATGGTCAATGCGAAAAACAAAGAAATAAAAGAAGTAAATAACGAAATTGAAAAAGCTGTTGCTGAAATTAAAAGAGACACTATTTCTCCAAAAAATGAAACAGAGCAGATTGTAAAATTGCAACAGGAAAAAATTTCAAAAGCTAATGAAAAGCTGAAAATACAGTCTGAAAAGCTTAAAACTTTAAGTGAAAAATCAAAAGAAAAAGCTGCCGAACTTCAGAAAATAGCAAAAGAAAAAGGTGAGAAGAGCTATGAATTTGAACTAAAAGCTAAAGAACTGAAACAGCTTTCCGGAGAAATGGATAAGATTGCCCGTGACAAGCAGTTTTCTATGGATTTTGATGATTTGCTAAGCAGAAGAGACAAAATGCTGGCTGAAAATGATGCTAAAGTTATTCTTAAAGACATGAGTTTTAAAAGAGTATTTCCTGATGGAGATAACTATAAAATAAGCGTTAATGGGGAGGAATTAGATTTAGAAAAAATGTTTGATTCTAAAGAATTCAAAGAGAAAGCGGGTTTAACTGATGAAAAGATTAAATCTTTAAAAAGTACTTTTTTATCGCCTGAATTTAAAAAGAAATATAACAATATTAATAAGTTTTACATCAACGGAAAAGATGTATCTGCAATTAGCCCGGAAGATTCTAAAAAACTAGAAGTTTTTAAAGATTATGGTTACAGAATTTTAAATGATAATCTCGATCGTAGAATGAATCAAATAGCGAAAGGCAAAAATAATCTTTCTAAAAAAGACCAAAGAAAACTTGAAAGATTATCAAAAGAAAAAGCAGAACTTTCTAGAAAGCAAGCAGAACTCTCTAGAAAACAAGCAGAAATCATCAGAGAAAAAGCTCAAAACAATCCGTGGATTGTTTCAGTAAACGCTCATGCACCGAAAGTAAGTTACTCAGCAAGCTCTTCTTATACAGATTTTTCAAAGCCTTCTAATAGTAAATTTCTTTCTACAGAAGGAACTTTCCAAACAAATGTGAAAGATATGATTAAGACTAATTCTGTGGGAGATATAAAGTATTTTATTGATGGAAATGTAAGTTCGAATGAAGAAATGCAAAGTCTTGATCCAAAGAATATAGAATCTATTAATATCAACAAGACGAAAATTTCCGGTAAAGACGCGGGGGAAATTCATATCAAAACAAAACAAAAATAA
- a CDS encoding NAD-dependent epimerase/dehydratase family protein — protein sequence MKKAFVTGITGLLGANVVIKLLQDDYFVIALVRKKSGYLGEENENLKLVEGDLFSDVSEYLKEVDVVIHIAAETRQNLLYYKDYKSINYDAAIHLFSQSVAANVKKFLFVSTANTLGFGSLEELGNENLRQKYPFTHSFYAKSKLEAENFLLKNSKTTEVIILNPTFMIGAYDFKPSSGKIIFWIWKKKLVFYPKGGKSFVHVEDVANTIIKAIEIGKNGEKYIVTHENLKYRDFFEKVNRVTNQKPVMIPIPNFVLQVLGFLGDFLRFFKVKTDLSSVNMKALRIDNFYSNQKSITKLEIEYQPIEKAIKDAVCFFERQKKCDFLKQLMRKFF from the coding sequence ATGAAAAAAGCTTTTGTCACAGGAATTACAGGACTTTTAGGAGCGAATGTTGTTATAAAACTATTACAGGATGATTATTTTGTTATTGCTTTGGTGCGCAAGAAAAGCGGTTATTTGGGTGAGGAAAACGAGAATTTAAAACTTGTGGAAGGTGATTTGTTTTCCGATGTTTCAGAATATTTAAAAGAAGTGGATGTGGTAATTCATATTGCTGCAGAAACACGGCAAAATCTGCTTTATTACAAAGATTATAAAAGTATAAATTATGATGCTGCGATTCATCTTTTTTCGCAGTCTGTTGCAGCAAATGTGAAGAAATTTCTGTTTGTAAGCACAGCAAATACTTTAGGATTTGGAAGTTTAGAAGAATTAGGAAACGAAAATCTCCGACAAAAATATCCTTTCACTCATTCTTTTTACGCTAAAAGTAAACTGGAAGCTGAAAATTTTCTTTTGAAAAATAGTAAAACAACAGAAGTTATTATTCTAAATCCTACTTTTATGATTGGAGCGTATGATTTTAAACCCAGTTCAGGCAAAATTATCTTTTGGATCTGGAAAAAAAAGCTGGTTTTTTATCCGAAAGGCGGAAAAAGTTTTGTTCATGTAGAGGATGTTGCAAACACCATTATAAAAGCAATTGAAATAGGAAAAAATGGAGAAAAATATATTGTAACCCATGAAAATTTAAAGTACAGAGATTTTTTTGAAAAGGTAAATAGAGTAACCAATCAGAAACCTGTAATGATTCCTATTCCGAATTTTGTATTGCAGGTTTTGGGGTTTTTAGGAGATTTTTTAAGATTTTTTAAAGTTAAAACCGATTTGAGTTCCGTTAATATGAAAGCGCTCAGAATAGATAATTTTTATTCTAATCAAAAGTCAATTACAAAACTTGAAATAGAATATCAACCGATAGAAAAAGCAATTAAAGATGCAGTTTGTTTTTTTGAGAGGCAAAAAAAATGTGATTTTTTAAAACAATTAATGAGAAAGTTTTTCTAA
- a CDS encoding GLPGLI family protein, whose product MKKISLALLLIIGFSSFAQNRFFYDYKFIPDSTDKANVLKEIMLLDIDKSGSKYYGQEKFIADSTSQADLEKQLKLSPNNISISRNDKPGMISYKVTKQYPDFKTHLFTRISNDSYKIEEDKKPEWKILPEKQKIGEYNAQKATTKYGGREWTAWFSTDLPFQDGPYKFYGLPGLIVKIEDKTGSHSLTLVGNKTIQTTTEKEMNLPQGVQLYGMGGKDIEINKAQFKKAWKAYKSDPTKNMREMMSKNSDTNKIVFKTKTADGREISDPNQVFREMEKKAKEGFKKNNNPIEPELYN is encoded by the coding sequence ATGAAAAAAATATCTTTAGCACTTTTGTTAATTATAGGATTCTCCAGTTTTGCTCAAAACCGTTTTTTCTACGATTACAAATTTATTCCGGATTCTACAGATAAAGCAAATGTTTTGAAAGAAATTATGCTTTTGGATATTGATAAAAGCGGATCAAAATATTACGGTCAGGAAAAGTTTATAGCAGATTCTACGTCTCAGGCAGATTTAGAGAAACAATTAAAATTGAGTCCCAACAACATTAGTATCAGTAGAAACGATAAACCGGGAATGATTTCTTACAAGGTTACCAAACAATATCCTGATTTTAAAACTCACCTTTTTACAAGGATTTCCAACGACAGTTATAAAATTGAAGAAGATAAAAAACCTGAATGGAAAATTCTTCCCGAGAAGCAGAAAATTGGTGAATACAATGCTCAAAAAGCAACAACAAAATATGGCGGAAGAGAATGGACGGCTTGGTTTTCTACAGATTTACCTTTTCAGGACGGACCTTACAAATTCTACGGACTTCCCGGTTTGATTGTGAAAATTGAAGATAAAACAGGTTCGCATTCTTTAACTTTAGTTGGAAATAAAACGATTCAAACTACTACAGAAAAAGAGATGAATCTTCCGCAAGGAGTTCAGCTTTATGGAATGGGTGGGAAGGATATTGAGATTAATAAAGCTCAGTTTAAAAAAGCATGGAAAGCATATAAAAGTGATCCCACGAAAAATATGCGAGAAATGATGTCGAAAAATTCTGATACCAATAAGATTGTTTTTAAAACAAAAACAGCCGATGGAAGAGAGATTTCAGATCCTAATCAGGTTTTCAGAGAAATGGAGAAAAAAGCAAAGGAAGGTTTTAAAAAGAATAATAATCCTATCGAGCCGGAATTGTATAATTAG
- a CDS encoding CPBP family intramembrane glutamic endopeptidase, which yields MSLSGRYSLGIILTFVLLAASMLFSIQTINSFLNYKTLTVDLFFYDRFSLWLVLILILVYNFFIENRSFFVWEEKKYSPLFYLGAVIALYFICVFGGAFLNAIIIFLTEEKASKRLLEFKILFNNNYFLIIFTCLTAGIIEELLMRAYIQPRIEKIYNSPMLGVVVSALLFGILHSTYGTIGQVVVPFFIGIVFALFYKKYSNIKILIICHFLIDFISMMIMNFIDSKHLSLLNL from the coding sequence ATGAGTCTTAGCGGAAGATATTCTTTAGGCATAATCCTTACTTTCGTATTGCTTGCCGCTTCAATGCTGTTTTCAATCCAGACAATTAATTCATTTTTGAATTATAAAACCTTAACGGTTGATCTCTTTTTTTACGACAGATTTTCTCTGTGGTTGGTTTTAATTTTGATTTTAGTCTATAATTTTTTTATTGAAAACAGATCATTTTTTGTTTGGGAAGAAAAGAAATATTCCCCTTTATTTTATTTGGGTGCTGTAATCGCTTTATACTTTATTTGTGTATTTGGCGGAGCTTTTCTGAATGCAATTATTATTTTCTTAACTGAAGAAAAAGCAAGCAAAAGACTTCTGGAGTTTAAAATTTTATTTAACAATAATTATTTCCTTATCATTTTCACCTGTCTTACCGCCGGAATTATTGAAGAATTACTGATGCGGGCTTATATTCAGCCAAGAATTGAAAAAATATACAACAGTCCAATGTTGGGTGTGGTTGTTTCAGCACTTTTATTTGGCATTTTACACAGCACTTACGGAACAATCGGTCAGGTTGTTGTCCCTTTCTTTATTGGGATCGTATTTGCTTTATTTTATAAAAAATATTCAAACATTAAAATTCTAATAATCTGTCATTTCCTGATAGACTTTATCTCGATGATGATCATGAATTTTATTGATTCTAAACATTTATCTTTACTTAACTTATGA
- a CDS encoding L-threonylcarbamoyladenylate synthase yields the protein MAKILKIYPDNPQENLINEVIKTLNNGGLIIYPSDTIYALGCNIFDIKAMEKLAQIKKQKLEKSKFSIICNDLSHLSDFTRPIDTSVFRFLKSHLPGPFTFILEANKSLPLAYKGHKTIGIRVPDHSIPQLIVEKLGHPIASTSIRDDDEIIEYSTDPELIAEKYDHLVDIVIDSGYGDNIASTIVDLTSGEPEIIRQGKGEI from the coding sequence ATGGCAAAAATTTTGAAAATTTATCCCGACAATCCTCAGGAAAACCTTATCAATGAGGTGATTAAAACCCTGAACAATGGCGGACTGATTATTTATCCGTCTGATACCATTTATGCTTTAGGCTGCAATATTTTTGATATCAAAGCCATGGAAAAACTGGCACAAATAAAAAAACAGAAGCTTGAAAAATCAAAATTCTCAATTATCTGTAATGATTTAAGCCATTTATCAGACTTTACAAGACCTATCGACACTTCTGTTTTCAGGTTTTTGAAAAGTCATCTTCCTGGTCCGTTCACATTTATTCTGGAAGCAAATAAAAGTTTGCCTTTAGCATATAAGGGGCATAAAACGATTGGTATTCGTGTACCCGATCATTCAATTCCGCAGTTGATTGTTGAAAAATTAGGACATCCGATTGCATCAACTTCCATTAGAGATGATGATGAAATTATTGAATATTCTACAGATCCGGAACTGATTGCTGAAAAATATGACCATCTGGTTGATATTGTAATAGATTCTGGTTATGGAGACAACATTGCCTCAACCATTGTAGATCTTACATCAGGCGAGCCGGAAATTATCAGACAAGGAAAGGGAGAAATTTAG